From Aquabacter sp. L1I39, the proteins below share one genomic window:
- a CDS encoding GntR family transcriptional regulator, giving the protein MPKFEAGDAVMEEKAEAPTRPKARYKFKPAKLKLSASEAAQPLSTASLHDQLVVRLRQMVLEGEIAPGSPLPERMLCETFGVSRTPLREAFKVLASEGLMELRPHRTPVVTPVDREEIAAMFQVMVALDHLAADLACRTAGTGDRDRLEEMHAALCAHHRAGARTAYFRQNQDIHAEITRLAGNPVLQANWSALSAKIYRARAQVNYNPRRWEESLAEHEGFMARLRAGDAPGFATAMADHTRRTADAVLASLDAQTEHEA; this is encoded by the coding sequence ATGCCGAAATTTGAGGCAGGCGACGCAGTGATGGAGGAAAAGGCAGAGGCGCCCACCCGCCCCAAGGCCCGCTATAAGTTCAAGCCAGCGAAGCTGAAATTGTCCGCCTCCGAGGCGGCCCAGCCGCTCTCCACCGCCTCCCTGCACGACCAGTTGGTGGTGCGCCTGCGCCAGATGGTTCTGGAAGGCGAGATCGCCCCCGGCAGCCCCCTGCCCGAGCGCATGTTGTGCGAGACCTTTGGCGTCTCGCGCACGCCTTTGCGGGAAGCCTTCAAGGTGCTCGCCTCCGAGGGGCTGATGGAATTGCGGCCCCATCGCACCCCGGTTGTGACGCCGGTGGATCGGGAGGAGATCGCCGCCATGTTCCAGGTGATGGTCGCCCTCGACCATCTGGCGGCGGACCTGGCCTGCCGCACCGCCGGCACGGGGGATCGCGACCGGCTGGAGGAGATGCACGCCGCCCTGTGCGCCCATCACCGAGCCGGCGCGCGGACCGCCTATTTCCGCCAGAACCAGGACATCCATGCCGAGATCACCCGGCTGGCCGGAAACCCCGTGCTCCAGGCCAATTGGAGCGCGCTCTCCGCTAAGATCTACCGGGCGCGGGCGCAGGTGAACTACAATCCCCGCCGCTGGGAAGAGTCCTTGGCCGAGCACGAGGGCTTCATGGCGCGCCTGCGCGCCGGCGACGCGCCGGGCTTCGCCACCGCCATGGCCGACCATACCCGCCGCACCGCCGACGCCGTGCTGGCGAGCCTCGATGCGCAGACGGAGCACGAGGCATGA
- a CDS encoding ABC transporter permease, translating into MRAFFSYVRLERYVVPVLILAGWEAFSRSGALPPALLPAPSAVVWAWADWVFNTDGNTQSYAGRWIFDAAASAARVAAGFAIATLIGVAVGVAIGWSRFIEVTIEPTLQMLRPIPPVSWIPLAIIWFGIADKPAIFLVFLGAFFPILLNTIHGVKTCDRNLIRAGAMVGGGQRQLLWYIVMPAALPSIFAGLRIAIGSAWMLTVTAEMVAVKSGVGYVLWDAYYFLRYDIVIAAMASIGLLGFLSDLAIRLVMARALRWQRGTTLQGEG; encoded by the coding sequence ATGCGCGCATTTTTCTCCTACGTGCGGCTGGAACGCTATGTGGTTCCAGTCCTCATCCTCGCCGGCTGGGAGGCCTTCTCCCGCTCGGGCGCGCTGCCGCCGGCCCTTCTTCCGGCCCCCTCCGCCGTGGTCTGGGCCTGGGCGGACTGGGTCTTCAACACTGACGGTAACACCCAGAGCTATGCGGGCCGGTGGATCTTCGACGCCGCCGCCAGCGCCGCCCGCGTGGCGGCGGGCTTTGCCATCGCCACGCTCATCGGGGTCGCGGTGGGCGTGGCCATCGGCTGGTCCCGCTTCATTGAGGTAACCATCGAGCCCACCTTGCAGATGCTGAGGCCCATCCCGCCGGTCTCCTGGATCCCGCTCGCCATCATCTGGTTCGGCATCGCCGACAAGCCGGCCATCTTCCTGGTGTTCCTGGGCGCCTTCTTCCCCATCCTGCTGAACACCATCCACGGCGTGAAGACCTGTGACCGCAACCTCATCCGGGCAGGGGCCATGGTGGGCGGCGGGCAGCGGCAATTGCTGTGGTACATCGTCATGCCGGCGGCTCTGCCCTCCATCTTCGCCGGCCTGCGGATCGCCATCGGCTCGGCCTGGATGCTCACCGTCACCGCCGAGATGGTGGCGGTGAAGAGCGGCGTCGGTTACGTGCTGTGGGACGCCTATTACTTCCTGCGCTACGACATCGTCATCGCCGCCATGGCCTCCATCGGCCTGCTCGGCTTCCTGAGCGATCTCGCCATCCGCCTCGTCATGGCCCGCGCCTTGCGCTGGCAGCGCGGCACCACCCTGCAGGGCGAGGGCTGA
- the greA gene encoding transcription elongation factor GreA, translating to MSVAFTRENDLEATAADLPDRPISPHPNLVTASGLAALDAALAQARADYAAAQLGDVQADRTAMARATRDLRYFSARRATAQLIETPADPQTVQFGTRVTLDREDGRRQVFRIVGEDEADPAAGTVSYVSPLAHAVMGKEVGDVAVVAGREVEIVAIAAVPEA from the coding sequence ATGTCCGTTGCCTTCACCCGAGAGAACGACCTGGAAGCCACCGCCGCCGACCTGCCGGACCGGCCCATCTCACCCCATCCCAACCTGGTGACGGCCTCGGGGCTTGCGGCATTGGATGCGGCATTGGCGCAAGCCCGGGCGGATTATGCGGCGGCGCAGCTCGGCGACGTGCAGGCGGATCGCACGGCCATGGCCCGGGCGACGCGGGATTTGCGCTATTTCAGCGCCCGCCGGGCCACGGCCCAATTGATCGAGACGCCGGCCGATCCGCAGACCGTCCAGTTCGGCACCCGTGTGACGCTGGATCGGGAGGACGGGCGGCGGCAGGTGTTCCGTATCGTGGGCGAGGACGAGGCGGACCCGGCGGCGGGCACGGTGTCCTATGTCTCGCCCCTCGCCCATGCGGTGATGGGCAAGGAGGTGGGCGATGTGGCGGTGGTGGCCGGCCGGGAAGTGGAGATCGTGGCCATCGCGGCCGTGCCTGAGGCCTGA
- a CDS encoding ABC transporter ATP-binding protein codes for MGNIEISNVSKVFTDKVRQRDVTALCDVSLSVKRNDFICLLGPSGCGKSTLLNMIAGFDKPTSGTIAVDGQTVTGPGADRGVVFQQANLMPWLPVWENVAFHLKMRGASKSVRREQAQIYIDLVGLTGFENHYPAELSGGMNQRVGIARALLMDPGVILMDEPFGALDEQTRMDMQNELIRIWETNKGTIVFVTHGIDEALTLGSHVVVMSARPGRIAEVIPIHMPRPRDITGPAFNEAKRHILHLLRPGRAADASS; via the coding sequence ATGGGCAATATCGAAATTTCAAACGTCTCGAAGGTCTTCACCGACAAGGTGCGGCAGCGCGACGTCACCGCGCTCTGCGATGTCAGCCTGTCGGTGAAGCGCAACGACTTCATCTGCCTGCTCGGGCCTTCCGGCTGCGGCAAGTCCACCTTGCTCAACATGATCGCCGGCTTCGACAAGCCCACATCCGGCACCATCGCGGTGGACGGCCAGACGGTGACGGGACCGGGCGCCGACCGGGGCGTGGTGTTCCAGCAGGCCAATCTCATGCCCTGGCTGCCGGTGTGGGAGAATGTGGCCTTCCACCTGAAGATGCGCGGCGCCTCCAAGTCCGTGCGGCGGGAGCAGGCGCAGATCTATATCGACCTCGTGGGCCTGACCGGCTTCGAGAACCATTATCCCGCCGAATTGTCCGGCGGCATGAACCAGCGCGTGGGCATTGCCCGCGCGCTCCTGATGGATCCCGGCGTGATCCTCATGGACGAGCCGTTCGGCGCGCTGGACGAGCAGACGCGCATGGACATGCAGAACGAGCTGATCCGCATCTGGGAGACCAACAAGGGTACCATCGTCTTCGTCACCCACGGCATCGACGAGGCGCTGACCCTCGGCTCGCACGTGGTGGTCATGTCGGCCCGGCCCGGCCGCATCGCCGAGGTGATCCCGATCCACATGCCCCGCCCGCGCGACATTACCGGCCCGGCCTTCAACGAGGCCAAGCGCCACATCCTTCATCTGCTGCGCCCCGGCCGCGCGGCGGACGCCTCCTCCTGA
- a CDS encoding maleate cis-trans isomerase family protein: MSTSNVAQKRVLLGMLTPSSNTVLEPVTQAMVAGLPEVSVHFGRFKVTEIALSDRALAQFDDTEILRAAELLAHAKVEVIGWNGTSSGWLGFEADERLCARITGATGIKATTSMLALNEVLERRGVKRLGFVTPYLDDVQEKIIANYARLGMACAGDAHLRIQDNFSFSEVSAETLTQMIRTVAEEKPDAIGVMCTNLRAAPVVEDLEREIGLPIYDTIATVLWKSLVLAGVDPARVTGWGSLFRDFA; this comes from the coding sequence ATGTCCACGTCCAACGTCGCCCAAAAGCGCGTGCTTCTCGGCATGCTCACCCCGTCCTCAAATACGGTGCTGGAGCCCGTCACCCAGGCCATGGTGGCCGGGCTGCCGGAAGTGTCCGTGCATTTCGGCCGCTTCAAGGTCACCGAGATCGCGCTCTCCGACCGCGCGCTCGCCCAGTTCGACGACACCGAAATCTTGCGCGCGGCGGAACTGCTCGCCCATGCCAAGGTGGAGGTGATCGGCTGGAACGGCACGTCGTCCGGCTGGCTCGGCTTCGAGGCGGATGAGCGCCTGTGCGCGCGCATCACCGGCGCCACCGGCATCAAGGCCACCACCTCCATGCTGGCGCTCAACGAGGTGCTGGAACGGCGCGGCGTGAAGCGGCTCGGCTTCGTGACGCCCTATCTCGACGACGTGCAGGAAAAGATCATCGCCAATTATGCCCGCCTCGGCATGGCCTGCGCCGGTGACGCGCATCTGCGCATCCAGGACAATTTTTCCTTCTCCGAGGTGTCGGCCGAGACCCTCACGCAGATGATCCGCACCGTCGCCGAGGAAAAGCCGGACGCCATCGGCGTCATGTGCACCAATCTGCGCGCCGCGCCGGTGGTGGAGGATCTGGAGCGCGAGATCGGCCTGCCCATCTACGACACCATCGCCACGGTGTTGTGGAAGAGCCTCGTGCTGGCCGGCGTCGACCCCGCCCGGGTTACCGGCTGGGGCAGCCTGTTCCGCGATTTCGCCTGA
- a CDS encoding ABC transporter substrate-binding protein gives MKTLFSRLALAAAVVAGLAAAPVAKAQETTVKVGYAKCAHCVPMSLLPDYTQGVKVEAIGFNTGNDVLTALVSKSIDVAQVTYLHYVTGLDKGFDLVAISGQISGGSTIVVANDLPLPENDWAALKALIASYKAQGKPFRVAASRGNAQDIHMRGALAKQGIDVNKDVQFINIPNPSDHIQALRRGEVEMICTVEPFATQILQAKAAKLFAYPYDQAAGKLTNLIVTRSDVIAKEPKAVAAVVKGVVALDEKLDADHVLWQGVITKVTGLDKSVADGAIINLYPDYKMHRAQAAAIADMMRDLKYINTDVTKKVEDNMNYTFLEQATGKSKSDLGY, from the coding sequence ATGAAGACCCTTTTCTCCCGCCTTGCCTTGGCGGCGGCCGTGGTGGCGGGGCTTGCCGCCGCCCCTGTCGCGAAGGCCCAGGAAACCACCGTGAAAGTGGGCTACGCCAAGTGCGCCCATTGCGTTCCCATGTCGCTGCTGCCCGACTACACGCAGGGCGTGAAGGTGGAAGCCATCGGCTTCAATACCGGCAATGACGTGCTCACCGCCCTCGTCTCCAAGAGCATCGACGTGGCGCAGGTGACCTATCTCCATTACGTCACCGGCCTGGACAAGGGCTTCGATCTCGTGGCCATTTCCGGCCAGATTTCCGGCGGCTCCACCATCGTGGTGGCCAACGACCTGCCCCTGCCGGAAAACGATTGGGCGGCCCTCAAGGCGCTGATCGCCAGCTACAAGGCCCAGGGCAAGCCCTTCCGCGTCGCCGCCTCCCGCGGCAATGCGCAGGACATCCACATGCGCGGCGCCCTCGCCAAGCAGGGCATCGACGTCAACAAGGACGTCCAGTTCATCAATATCCCCAACCCTTCCGACCACATCCAGGCGCTGCGCCGGGGCGAGGTGGAGATGATCTGCACGGTGGAGCCCTTCGCCACCCAGATCCTCCAGGCCAAGGCCGCCAAGCTGTTCGCCTATCCCTATGACCAGGCCGCGGGAAAACTCACCAACCTCATCGTCACCCGCTCCGACGTGATCGCCAAGGAGCCCAAGGCGGTGGCCGCCGTGGTGAAGGGCGTCGTCGCCCTGGACGAGAAGCTCGATGCCGACCACGTGCTCTGGCAGGGCGTCATCACCAAGGTGACCGGCCTCGACAAGAGCGTGGCCGACGGCGCCATCATCAACCTCTATCCCGACTACAAGATGCACCGCGCCCAGGCGGCAGCGATCGCCGACATGATGCGCGACCTGAAATACATCAACACCGACGTGACCAAGAAGGTGGAGGACAACATGAACTACACCTTCCTGGAACAGGCCACGGGCAAGTCTAAGTCCGACCTCGGCTATTGA
- a CDS encoding vitamin B12-dependent ribonucleotide reductase yields the protein MRVERRYTTAGQSPYAGIAFRETVSEIRNPDGSVVFRQDGIEVPAHFSQVASDILAQKYFRRAGVPSRLKKVEENAVPSFLWRAKADVDALASLPVDKRYGGEISAKQVFDRLAGTWTYWGWKGGYFDSEADAQAFFDEHRYMLAMQMVAPNSPQWFNTGLHWAYGIDGPGQGHFYVDHVTGEVHASTSAYERPQPHACFIQSVGDDLVNEGGIMDLWVREARLFKYGSGTGTNFSSLRGEGEKLSGGGRSSGLMSFLKIGDRAAGAIKSGGTTRRAAKMVVVDADHPDIEAYVDWKVVEELKVSALVTGSKLNAKHLKAVLKACVNCEGAGDSCFDPEKNPALKREIRAARKAHVADAAIRRIIQYARQGYTDIDIDIYDTDWDGDAYLTVAGQNSNNSVRVTDAFLRAVEADADWELIRRTDGKVAKTIKARDLWEKIGAAAWHCADPGIQFHTTVNDWHTCPAGGEIRASNPCSEYMFLDDTACNLASLNLLQFRDAEKRFDVESFEHAVRLWTVVLEISVLMAQFPSRRIAELSYEYRTLGLGYANIGGLLMSSGIPYDSAEGRAICGAISAIMTGICYATSAEMAKELGTFPAYEANAESMARVIRNHRRAAHGESAGYEGLAVDPVPLDHASIRDARLSAHARTAWDKAVEMGVLHGYRNAQVSVIAPTGTIGLVMDCDTTGIEPDFALVKFKKLAGGGYFKIINRAVPEALRALGYGEAQIAEIEAYAVGHGSLAQAPGINHTTLKAKGFDEAAIQKAESAVKSAFDIKFAFNRWTFGEEFLAKTLGVAPAQLADPKFDLLAHLGFTKAEIDAANVHVCGAMTLEGAPFLKAEHLPVFDCASPCGRLGKRSLSVESHIRMMAAAQPFISGAISKTINMPNDATVEDCKSAYLLSWRLALKANALYRDGSKLSQPLNAQLVADEEDEDDAVEALVAQPAAARTAAVTEKIVERVVERIVEHRVREREKMPDRRKGYTQKAVVGGHKVYLRTGEYDDGRIGEIFIDMHKEGAALRSLLNNFAIAISLGLQYGVPLEEYVDAFTFTRFEPAGPVQGNDTIKYATSILDYVFRELAVSYLARSDLGHVDPSDTGFDALGKGVEEGKAPSAAAARIVSKGLVRGKTVNLLAQALAPAEPRAASDKVTVLRARTDGATALKSEPEPEALLEVDAEAVEEAATSVMDKQLPWSPKARAAERRAEARAKGYEGEACPECMNFTLVRNGTCLKCDTCGSTTGCS from the coding sequence ATGCGCGTCGAACGCCGCTACACCACGGCCGGACAGTCGCCCTATGCCGGCATCGCCTTCCGCGAGACCGTCAGCGAGATCCGCAATCCGGATGGCTCGGTGGTCTTCCGCCAGGACGGCATCGAGGTGCCCGCGCACTTCTCTCAAGTTGCCAGCGACATCCTGGCGCAGAAGTATTTCCGCCGTGCGGGCGTGCCCTCGCGCCTGAAGAAGGTGGAGGAGAATGCCGTCCCCTCCTTCCTGTGGCGCGCCAAGGCGGACGTGGATGCGCTGGCCTCCCTGCCCGTGGACAAGCGCTATGGCGGCGAGATCTCGGCCAAGCAGGTGTTCGACCGCCTGGCCGGCACCTGGACCTATTGGGGCTGGAAGGGCGGCTATTTCGACAGCGAGGCCGACGCGCAGGCCTTCTTCGACGAGCACCGCTACATGCTCGCCATGCAGATGGTCGCCCCCAATTCCCCCCAGTGGTTCAATACCGGCCTGCACTGGGCCTATGGCATTGACGGCCCCGGCCAGGGCCATTTCTACGTGGACCATGTGACCGGCGAGGTCCATGCCTCCACCTCCGCCTATGAGCGGCCCCAGCCCCATGCCTGCTTCATCCAGTCGGTCGGCGACGACCTGGTGAATGAAGGCGGCATCATGGATTTGTGGGTGCGCGAGGCGCGCCTGTTCAAGTATGGCTCCGGCACCGGCACCAATTTCTCGTCCCTGCGCGGCGAGGGCGAGAAGCTCTCCGGCGGCGGGCGCTCGTCCGGCCTCATGAGCTTCCTGAAGATCGGCGACCGCGCGGCGGGCGCCATCAAATCCGGCGGCACCACCCGCCGCGCCGCCAAGATGGTGGTGGTGGATGCGGATCATCCGGACATCGAGGCCTATGTGGACTGGAAGGTGGTGGAGGAGCTCAAGGTCTCCGCCCTCGTCACCGGCTCCAAGCTCAATGCCAAGCATCTCAAGGCCGTGCTCAAGGCCTGCGTGAATTGCGAAGGCGCGGGGGATTCCTGCTTCGATCCGGAGAAGAACCCGGCCCTGAAGCGCGAGATCCGCGCCGCCCGCAAGGCCCATGTGGCCGATGCCGCCATCCGGCGCATCATCCAGTATGCCCGCCAGGGCTATACGGACATCGACATCGACATCTACGACACCGATTGGGATGGCGACGCCTACCTCACGGTGGCCGGCCAGAATTCCAACAATTCGGTGCGCGTGACCGATGCCTTCCTGCGCGCGGTGGAAGCGGACGCGGATTGGGAGCTGATCCGCCGCACCGACGGCAAGGTGGCCAAGACCATCAAGGCCCGCGATTTGTGGGAGAAGATCGGCGCCGCCGCCTGGCATTGCGCCGACCCCGGCATCCAGTTCCACACCACGGTGAATGACTGGCACACCTGCCCGGCGGGCGGCGAAATCCGCGCCTCCAATCCGTGCTCGGAATACATGTTCCTGGACGACACGGCCTGCAATCTTGCCTCGCTGAACCTCCTCCAGTTCCGCGACGCCGAGAAGCGCTTCGACGTGGAGAGCTTCGAGCATGCGGTGCGGCTGTGGACCGTGGTGCTCGAAATCTCCGTGCTGATGGCGCAGTTCCCCTCGCGCCGCATCGCCGAACTGTCCTACGAATACCGCACGCTGGGCCTGGGCTACGCCAATATTGGCGGCCTGCTCATGTCGTCTGGCATTCCCTATGACTCGGCCGAGGGCCGCGCCATTTGCGGCGCCATCTCCGCCATCATGACCGGCATCTGCTATGCCACCTCGGCCGAGATGGCCAAGGAGCTGGGCACCTTCCCGGCCTATGAGGCCAATGCCGAATCCATGGCCCGCGTCATCCGCAATCATCGCCGCGCCGCCCATGGCGAATCTGCCGGCTATGAGGGCCTCGCCGTCGATCCGGTGCCGCTCGACCACGCCTCCATCAGGGATGCGCGCCTGTCCGCCCATGCCCGCACGGCCTGGGACAAGGCGGTGGAGATGGGCGTCCTGCACGGCTACCGCAACGCCCAGGTCTCGGTGATCGCCCCCACCGGCACCATCGGCCTGGTGATGGATTGCGACACCACCGGCATCGAGCCCGACTTCGCGCTGGTGAAGTTCAAGAAGCTGGCCGGCGGCGGCTATTTCAAGATCATCAACCGCGCCGTGCCCGAGGCGCTGCGTGCGCTCGGTTATGGCGAGGCGCAGATCGCCGAGATCGAGGCCTATGCGGTGGGCCACGGCTCGCTCGCCCAGGCTCCCGGCATCAACCACACCACGCTGAAGGCCAAGGGCTTCGACGAGGCGGCGATCCAGAAGGCGGAGAGCGCGGTCAAGAGCGCCTTCGACATCAAGTTCGCCTTCAACCGCTGGACCTTCGGCGAGGAATTCCTGGCCAAGACGCTGGGCGTGGCGCCGGCGCAGCTGGCGGACCCCAAGTTCGACCTGCTGGCGCACCTGGGCTTCACCAAGGCCGAGATCGACGCCGCCAACGTCCATGTGTGCGGCGCCATGACGCTCGAAGGCGCGCCTTTCCTGAAGGCCGAACACCTGCCGGTGTTCGACTGCGCCTCCCCCTGCGGGCGGCTCGGCAAGCGCTCCCTGTCGGTGGAGAGCCACATCCGCATGATGGCGGCGGCGCAGCCCTTCATTTCGGGCGCCATCTCCAAGACCATCAACATGCCCAATGACGCGACGGTGGAGGACTGCAAGTCCGCCTACCTCCTGTCCTGGCGCCTGGCGCTGAAGGCCAACGCGCTCTATCGCGACGGCTCCAAGCTCTCCCAGCCCCTCAACGCCCAATTGGTGGCGGACGAGGAGGACGAGGACGATGCGGTGGAGGCCCTGGTGGCCCAGCCCGCCGCCGCCCGCACCGCCGCGGTGACCGAGAAGATCGTCGAGCGCGTGGTGGAGCGCATCGTCGAGCATCGGGTGCGCGAGCGTGAGAAGATGCCCGACCGCCGCAAGGGCTATACCCAGAAGGCAGTGGTGGGTGGCCACAAGGTCTATCTGCGCACTGGCGAATATGATGACGGCCGCATCGGCGAGATCTTCATCGACATGCACAAGGAGGGCGCGGCACTCCGCTCGCTCCTCAACAACTTCGCCATCGCCATCTCGCTCGGCCTGCAATATGGCGTGCCGCTCGAGGAATATGTGGACGCCTTCACCTTCACCCGCTTCGAGCCGGCGGGTCCCGTGCAGGGCAACGACACCATCAAATACGCCACCTCCATCCTGGACTATGTGTTCCGGGAGCTGGCGGTGTCCTATCTGGCGCGCAGTGATCTCGGCCATGTGGACCCCTCCGACACCGGCTTCGACGCGCTCGGCAAGGGCGTGGAAGAAGGCAAGGCCCCCTCGGCGGCGGCGGCCCGGATCGTCTCCAAGGGCCTGGTGCGCGGCAAGACGGTGAACCTGCTGGCCCAGGCACTGGCCCCCGCCGAGCCCCGCGCCGCCTCCGACAAGGTGACGGTGCTGCGGGCCCGGACAGACGGCGCCACCGCGCTCAAGTCGGAGCCGGAGCCCGAGGCGCTGCTGGAGGTGGATGCCGAGGCGGTGGAAGAAGCCGCCACCAGCGTGATGGACAAGCAGCTCCCCTGGAGCCCCAAGGCCCGCGCCGCCGAGCGCCGGGCCGAGGCCCGCGCCAAGGGCTATGAGGGCGAAGCCTGCCCCGAATGCATGAACTTCACGCTGGTGCGCAACGGCACCTGCCTGAAGTGCGACACCTGCGGCTCCACCACCGGCTGCTCGTGA
- a CDS encoding trimeric intracellular cation channel family protein has translation MTEKDIIDVLNLTGTIAFAISGAVVAGQRNMDLFGALVLAFVTAVAGGIVRDMMIGAVPPDSIADWRPAALAALAGLVAFFFPAIIARLRFPVLLFDAAGLGIFAVTGTQKALEFGIPPAMAVVLGTVTGVGGGMVRDVLTAQVPVVLRTDIYAVAALAGGALVAVGHAMGMPAVLTLLPGAALCFFLRLMAIYCGWHLPRARPAPAPPEG, from the coding sequence TTGACCGAAAAAGACATCATTGATGTCCTCAACCTCACGGGCACGATCGCCTTTGCCATTAGCGGCGCGGTGGTGGCCGGGCAGCGGAACATGGATCTGTTCGGCGCCCTGGTGCTCGCCTTCGTCACGGCGGTGGCGGGCGGGATCGTGCGGGACATGATGATCGGGGCGGTGCCCCCGGATTCCATCGCGGATTGGCGCCCCGCCGCGCTGGCGGCATTGGCGGGTCTGGTCGCCTTCTTCTTTCCAGCCATCATTGCGCGGTTGCGCTTCCCGGTGCTGCTGTTCGACGCCGCGGGCCTCGGCATCTTCGCTGTCACCGGCACCCAGAAGGCGCTGGAGTTCGGCATTCCCCCGGCCATGGCGGTGGTGCTGGGCACCGTGACCGGGGTCGGCGGCGGAATGGTGCGCGATGTACTGACCGCCCAGGTGCCGGTGGTGCTGCGAACCGACATTTATGCCGTGGCGGCGCTGGCCGGCGGCGCCCTCGTGGCGGTGGGGCATGCCATGGGCATGCCGGCGGTGCTCACTTTGCTGCCAGGGGCGGCGCTCTGCTTCTTCCTGCGGCTGATGGCGATCTATTGCGGCTGGCACCTGCCGCGCGCCCGTCCCGCCCCCGCCCCGCCGGAGGGGTGA
- a CDS encoding amidohydrolase family protein produces the protein MSTPFAAPLAAPIPCDLLVEARAALLMDAAGTIASDVALAIEGDRILALGPVAEMAAAYAPKRRLGSPRHLVMPGLVNTHNHTPIMVVRGMIEDRSFAPAYTPGVPQGDVLSHEEAYLLARLGAYEMLRFGSTTVVDFYRHPAALAEAARETGLRAFVGGRIMDADTNALARREWKADGARGEATLKEAMDFVTQWTGRDPLVTPVLGPHAPDTCSPHLLRTVAGLGAKHGLILHTHLHQSPMEIEVVAARDGMRPVELMAQTGLLGPALVAGHCIHMDAVDRARFGASGAHVAHIPVGNAAHGSVAPILALQEAGAAISLATDTKSGDMFEAMRMALAGTRIRGAGFSVTSADVLGWAITGGAAALGLSGVVGTLAPGWKADLVLLDLDAPNLAPLIDGPGLVVHSAQGGNVDAVVVDGRVALEHGRPALFDGPEVVAAASQVARRLWEKAGHRPAIA, from the coding sequence ATGAGCACACCCTTCGCAGCCCCCCTCGCAGCGCCCATCCCGTGCGACCTCCTGGTGGAGGCGCGCGCGGCCCTTTTGATGGATGCGGCGGGCACCATCGCCTCGGACGTGGCGCTGGCCATTGAGGGCGACCGCATCCTCGCCCTCGGCCCGGTGGCGGAGATGGCCGCCGCCTATGCCCCCAAGCGCCGGCTCGGCTCGCCCCGGCACCTGGTGATGCCCGGCCTCGTCAACACCCACAACCACACCCCCATCATGGTGGTGCGGGGCATGATCGAGGATCGCAGCTTCGCCCCGGCCTATACGCCGGGCGTACCGCAGGGCGATGTGCTCTCGCACGAAGAGGCCTATCTGCTAGCGCGGCTCGGCGCCTATGAGATGCTGCGCTTCGGCTCCACCACGGTGGTGGACTTCTATCGCCACCCCGCCGCCCTCGCCGAGGCCGCCCGCGAGACCGGACTGCGCGCCTTCGTGGGCGGGCGCATCATGGATGCGGATACGAACGCCCTTGCCCGCCGGGAATGGAAGGCGGATGGCGCCCGGGGCGAGGCGACGCTCAAGGAGGCCATGGACTTCGTCACCCAATGGACCGGCCGCGATCCCCTGGTGACGCCCGTGCTCGGGCCCCATGCGCCGGACACCTGCTCGCCGCACCTGCTGCGGACGGTCGCTGGCCTCGGAGCGAAACACGGCCTCATCCTGCACACCCATCTCCATCAATCGCCCATGGAGATCGAGGTGGTCGCCGCCCGCGATGGCATGCGGCCCGTGGAGCTGATGGCGCAGACGGGCCTTCTCGGCCCGGCTTTGGTGGCCGGCCACTGCATCCATATGGACGCGGTGGACCGGGCGCGCTTCGGTGCCTCCGGCGCCCATGTGGCCCATATTCCCGTGGGCAATGCCGCCCATGGCTCGGTGGCGCCCATCCTGGCGCTGCAGGAGGCGGGCGCCGCCATCTCGCTGGCCACCGACACCAAGTCCGGCGACATGTTCGAGGCCATGCGCATGGCGCTGGCCGGCACCCGCATCCGGGGCGCGGGCTTTTCCGTGACGTCTGCGGACGTGCTCGGCTGGGCCATCACCGGAGGGGCGGCAGCGCTCGGCCTTTCCGGCGTGGTGGGCACGCTGGCGCCAGGGTGGAAGGCGGACCTGGTGCTCCTCGACCTCGACGCGCCGAACCTCGCCCCGCTCATCGACGGTCCCGGCCTCGTGGTGCACAGCGCCCAGGGCGGCAATGTGGATGCGGTGGTGGTGGACGGCCGTGTGGCGCTGGAGCACGGGCGTCCCGCATTGTTCGACGGCCCCGAAGTGGTCGCCGCCGCCTCGCAGGTGGCCCGCCGGCTCTGGGAAAAGGCCGGCCACCGTCCTGCCATCGCGTGA